The region GCGGCCAGCTCCAGGCCTTGCCCCTCCCTTGCTTTTGCTTAGTGCTGGTTTCTTTGATTTCTTTTGATTGTTTTCAATCATGAGGTCTTGATCAACTGTAAAAGATGGGGTTGCAGCGCTACCGAATCCCCAAGAGGTTCATCAAACTCGATGATGATTCTTTGGAATAAGTCATGACGGCTTTGGGCTCCGCGATGTTTGACCACGGTGCCTACGCGCCCGCTTGGGGTCTTCACTTTTGATCCAATGGGGAAGTCCTCCATGTCTAGGCGATCAATCACGCCCGCAATGGCTTGATTAGTTTGCATTGGACTTCTCCATGGTTTCCTGGCGTTTACGTAGTTCGGCAAATATTCGGGTTTTGAAGGAATCGTAGCTTTCAGAGGCTTGGGCCTTCATCGAGAGCTCCCTGCCTTTGGCGTCTACGCCCTCATTGGATTTCCACCAAGCGTCTTCATCGGCTTTGGGGGTTTCCAGTTTTTTGCGCGCCCCCTTGAGAATGGCCAAGACATATCCTGCATTGATCGGGGTTGGGTTTGAGACTTTCATTCGGGTTTCCTTTGCTGTCGCGATAGCCTCTGCCACCTCGGCTTCCGTTACCCCGAGATTGACGATGTCCCGAATGCGGTAGTCATCTACGGCTATAGCTCTGCCCTCCTTGCTGATCATGGCTGCAAAGCTTTTATATTTTTCAATACGCGCCTGAAAAAGTTTTTCTTCATCGGATGGCTTTGTTGACTCTTGGGGAAAATTTTCTTTCTCACCCCCATTGTTTTGTTTGCCTGGTGTATGGAGATTGGTTACTGGTGACTGGTGTTTGGTGTCTGGTGAGCAATGCGTTCGCATTGCGGTCGCATTGCGAACGCATCCAATATTTGGTGAAGTTTCTGGTTGGGGCTCGTCTGAGGGGAATGATTGCCATCTGCCTTCTGCGCTCCGCCTGGCTTTAAGTTGCTTGTCTTTGAAACGGGCTATTTCATGATCGCAGCGCTCTTGTCTCCAGCCATCGTCAGTGAGGGTAAAAAATTCATTGAGAACGGAGACAACTGCATTTTTTTCTTCTTTTGATCGTGCGTTGATCAATCTTTGTACCAACTTGATTTCGATAGGTAGCGGTTTTTCTGTGGCGTAGTACTTTCTGATAAGGCGACTGTAGGTTGCATCCTCTATGAATGTAAGATGCGCAGTCGCTTCTGCGTAATCTCCAATGTGATGCTCGTAGTAATTCATCTCAGTCTGTCTCCGTGTAGTTCTTTTTCTTGCGCGTAATATTTTTTGCAAGAGATGAATCTAACAATTGGAAAGCGTATCGTCAAACGCGTTTTTTCTGAATTTTTCTTTAATTTATTTATTCATCAATTCTCTGTAATCCATGTTTGAGATATTCGTGAGAATGAATTTCTTTATCTAAAGCGTTTGTTGATCTATGCGTGTCCACCGCTCTCTTTACGCTATCAGAATTTACTGACAAGGCTGTAGCCATTTATTTATATGGCTTATGACACTTCTATAAATAAATTTTTTTTTGTAGTCAAAAAATAATATGCGTCTTCAAAGTGGGTATTGACATTTGATTGACCACCAAAATTTCATTGACTACATTGCACTTCAGCAGCACACAAAATGATGCATAACAAAACACAATAGGAGATTAAATTAAATGATGGCATTTCGCTTGTATAGCTTGTATCGATCTTATGGATACACAAAAATGAGTTCTGCAAAGATGGCGTTGCAGGTTTATCGTAAAAATGTAAAACGCGCCCGCTAAGGAGATGGTGATGAGTCAATCAAGCCCTCAAATCCCACCTATTACTTTGATGAGAATTCCGCAAATATTAAAAGTGATGCCGGTATCAAAATCTAAGTTTTGGCTGATGGTTCAGAAAGGTGAATTTCCAAAACCAATCAAAATTGGCAGGTCTTCCTTTTGGACTATTGAGCAGGTTCAAACTTACCTCAAAGAAAGGATGGACAATTCTTAAATGCAGGCCCCAGAGTATTCTCAGGGGCTAGGATAGCGCTTGATCAACAAAAGAGTCGGCCAGCATACATTCTAATTGCCTGGCTTTTGAAAAACTCTCACTAAGCTGATCACATAAAGCTAGCAATCTTTTTAGACTTGCTACTATAGCTTTTTGCTCACTCAGCGGGGGAAGAGGAACTTGAAAATGGCCAAGATCGGCTCCCGCTAAATTAGGCTGAGCAGTACCGTTGTCAAACTTTAAAATTTGATCCTTAGCGAGAGTTGAAGAAAAATAAATTCCAAGATAGTCAACAATCTCTGGCGCAAAAGGGCGAATAATTACCAATGAAGATGCTATTGCTCCAGTTTCACCATTCTTGACTATGGCAAATTTTCCAAGAGAACCCCTAAGACAAAACAATATATCCCCCTCTTTGATCTTTCCTGATCTAAGATTGTCATACGTTTCTACATCTATGAAATTCATATTTGAATAATCAATTCCCTCTTCTTGAAGATGGCCTGCATTAATAAATGCCATTCCAGCCGCTACAAATTGATCGCGCGACGGATAATTTTTACTTCTATCGCCATTTTCAAAGGAGGCTAATTCGGATAATCTAATCCAGGACCAACTCTCCGGGATCTGATGTAGACCTTTTTTATCCGACTGAAAATCGGATGCATTATTTAATTTCCTACCCCTCTTGGTTGATGAATGACATGCATTTTTACGACATAACTCAAGAAAATCTACTAGAGTGTCTTTACTAGAATCCTGTAGAGAAATCTTACCCTCGAGAGCAAGATCAATAATAATTCCCCTCAGATAATTGATGTTTTGTTCTGATATAAATAGCTCATCAAAAAGTTGAGACACCTCGCTCCAATTATCTTGAAATGACCCGATACTCTCAGCCCTGAGAAGAAGGCTCATAAAATGAATAACTAAGTTATCGTGGAATATTTCCTTTTTAAGCGCATCCCTCTCAAGCTGATCACATAGTTGCATCAACGCATTAACTTTTTCTACTATTTTATTTTGCTGACCAATTGGTGGAATTGGAATCTGTATGTTTTCCCATCTAGATTTATTAATGATTGGAGTAGCAGATCCAGAAGAAAGCTGGTGAACTCTCTCCAGAAAAAACTTTGCCCTTAAGCACATGTGGATAAACTCTACATTGCAGTCTGTAGTTTGAATTGCATTAATTTGTTGATTGAAGGCAACTCTATGGGTAGCTATTGCCGACTTACCAATTGACCCACCTATACAAACCATTAAAATGCTTCCTGGTAGTGCAATTGAGGTATTTAATTCAGCCTCTTTTGAAATAAACTTATCCGACTTTAGAATCCGATGATTCATGCTTAATTGGCCAGGTCCGATAAATGGGGTTGTGCCAATATAGAAATTACTATTTCTAGTGTCTGGAGTTTTCCCAGTACTTACACGCCCAACCTCTCTTAAAGACTTCCAAACCCAACCGCTAGGGACAATAAATGGTTCGGCCTTAGATTGATCTGATAGATTTTCATTGGCGGATCGCAAACTATTCGCAGCAGTTGTTAATCTCCCGCTAACAGCCAATTGAAGAATTAATTCTCTCAGTTTCTGGACGCCATAAATATTACCGGAATTTGCTGAACTCCTGCCACGAGTAGAGGCTCTCTCCGACATGGATGTACTCCACAAGTCAAAAGAATCAACAAGCATTTTTTCGAGGATCTCCATTAAGAATTCTTAGCGTATAGAGCCTGCCCTAAAACTGTTTTTAACTCACTCTTTAGTCTATTAATATCATCCTGTAGCAAATTATATTGAGCCAATAGAAGTTCGGGATCCTCGGCTTCCCGATCAACTATATGAGGATTCTTTATGTCAAGATTGTAATTTCTGTCTTTAATATCCCGAATGCTTACCCTCCAAGAATATTCACCTTCTTTGCGACCTTTATAGGCGCCTCCCTCATTACCCCACCATTCTTTTTCAGCCTCAAACTCTTCAATCCTCATCGGCTTAGTTTTGTTGTAACTCTTCACACCCTCTGGATATGGATGCTCATAAAACCAAACATCTTTTGTAGGAATCCCTTTAGTAAAGAAAAGGAGATTGGTATTAATAGCTGTGTAGGGTGCGAATACACCTTTTGGTAAGCGTACGATGGTATGGAGATTGCATTCTTCCAAAAGTTTTTCTTTAATGCGAGTCTTAATACCTTCGCCAAATAGAAATCCATCGGGCAGAACTACTGCGGCACGCCCTCCAGGCTTTAGCATTTGCATAATTAGCACCAGGAATAGATCAGCTGTTTCTCTAGTTCTAAATGCGGCTGGGAAGTTGGTTTCTATTCCATCCTCTTCCATTCCACCAAATGGTGGGTTAGTAACAACTACATCTACCCGCTCTGATGGGCCCCAGCTAATTAAGGGTCTAGCTAACGTGTTGTCATGACGGATATTGCTTGGCACATCAATCCCATGGAGAATCATGTTTGTTGTGCACAGCAAGTGTGGCATTGGTTTTTTCTCAATACCGAAGATGCTTCCTTGCAGTTGCGCCTCATCTTCTAGTGTTTTGACATCTTGTTTTCTGATGTGTTCTATTGAGCATGATAAGAATCCACCCGTTCCGCAGGCTGGGTCCATTACCTTTTCACCAAGACGCGGATTAACCATCTGCACCATGAATTCAGTTACAGCTCTTGGGGTATAGAACTCGCCTGCATTACCGGCTGCCTGGAGATCTCTCAGAAGCTGCTCATACATGTCGCCAAACAGATGGCGCTCTTGGGCTTTGTTGAAATCCACGCCCTCTTGAATCTTATTGATCACCTGGCGAATCAGCTGGCCAGACTTCATGTAGTTATAGGCATCCTCGAATACGGAACGAATAACATAAGCGCGTTGATGACCGCCTTTAGCCTCTAGGTTTTGAAGTGCTGGGAATAGATCATTGTCTAGAAATTGCTTTAGCTCATCGCCGGTCATGCCCTCAGCATTAGCCGCCCAATTTCTCCAGCGATACTTTTCAGGGAGCGGAGACTTGTATTTATCCTGAAGCAATTCCCACTCGCTCTCACGATCATCAAAGATTTTCAGGAAGAGCATCCACACCAATTGACTCAAACGCTGGGCATCGCCATCGACGCCTACGTCCTTACGCATGATGTCTTGGATTGATTTAATAGTTGAACTAATACTCATAAGTGGTAATGCCTATCTATTGGGGTATTGCTATGAATTTTAGGCGTAGAGCTGGTTTTCTAGCTCATGCAAAGCTGCTATATAGCCTGGCTTACCGCCAAAGGCTGATACAAGTTCGCTAGCTGTACCCATTTTACTAAATGGGTCTAGGGTCAGAATCTTAATATCGTCAATATTCTCGATACCGGTATCTGCGTATTTTTCAAGTAAAGCCTCGAGAACCTTGCGAGCCTGTTCGCCATACTTGGTGAAATAGTTACGCTTTTTGACTTGATCTGCACGCTCCCTACGAGTGAGTGCAGGCTGATCAAATGCAACATGGCAAATTAAATCAAAAGCATCGCAGTCTTTATTAACTTCGATTGCCAACGCCTCCAGTAAAAGACCATGCTCTTCTAGCTCCTTAATTACAGCGGCCTTACGCTCAGCGGAAGTCCATCTCTTTAGAAATTGATCCAACGTTGAATAGTCTTTTCGTACTGCTTTACGGGTGTAGTCCTTTAAGGACTCTGTAATCAACTTACCTTCGGGTCCGTAATACTGAACCCGCTCGGCAATAACCTGAACCTCTACGTCACCCACAAAGTATTTAGCTCTCACACCCTCTGGTCCAGGAGGAAAGCCAGGGGGTTCTGGGGGAACGGGCGGCTCAACTCCGGGAGGCGTTGGCGGCTCCACCGGGGGAACCGGGGGATCATCAACCCCAGGCTCATAGATAACAATTGGCGGGCCATCAAATGCTTCATCAGCAAAAAGCTCAGTAGCCTTTTTAAAGTCCATGATGGTGAACCAGTACTTGTCGTAATCTTCGTTAATTCGGGTGCCGCGCCCAATCATCTGCTTAAATTCAGTCATGGACTTGATATGTTGATCAAGTACAACTAGCTTGCAGGTTTGCGCATCTACACCGGTAGTCATTAGCTTAGAGGTTGTAGCAATTACTGGGTAACGTTCTTCTGGGTTAATGAAGTTATCAAGCTCAGCTTTGCCTTCTTGCTCATCACCGGTAATGCGCATAACGTATTTACGATTTTCTTTGACTCGCTCTGGATTTAAATTAACCAAGGCTTGACGCATGCGCTCTGCGTGATCAATGTCATCACAAAATACGATAGTCTTAGCAAATGGATCAGTAGCCGTTAAGAACTCAGTGATTTTCTTTGCAACTAGCTCTGTACGCTTTTCTAAGACCAGGGTTCGATCCATGTCGTTCTGGTTGTAGATGCGATCCTCGATTAATTGACCACGTTTATCTACTTGTCCAGCACTGGGTCTCCAGCCTTGGAGATCCCTATCTATATCAATCCGGATTACTTTATAAGGGGCAAGGAAACCATCTTCAATGCCCTGTTTTAGTGAGTAGCTATAAACAGGGTCACCAAAGTAAGTAATACTTGATATTTCTTTAGTTTCTTTTGGCGTAGCTGTTAAGCCAATATGTGTGGCAGAAGAAAAGTAATCCAAGATCTCACGCCAAGCTGAATCTTCAGAGGCGCTACCGCGATGACACTCATCAATCACGATCAAATCAAAGAAGTCTGGAGAGAACTGCTTGTAAATATTCTTTTCTTCATCGTTACCAGTAACAGCCTGGTAAAGGGACAAGTAAATTTCGTAGCTCTTATCAATCTGACGCTTGCTGATCTTAGTCATTGCAGCGCCAAATGGCTTGAAGTCGTTATTTTTAGTTTGATCTACCAGGATATTGCGATCAGCTAAAAATAAAATGCGCTTCTTGGTTCCAGACTTCCATAGGCGCCAGATGATCTGAAAAGCTGTGTACGTCTTCCCTGTACCGGTAGCCATTACCAGCAGAATGCGATTGGCGCCATTAGCCACCGCTTCGATTGTTCTGTTGACTGCATTGACTTGGTAATACCTGGGAGCGCGCCCAGTGCCATCATCGTAATAAGGCATTTCTACGGTATTTTTTGCCTCAGGGGTATCAACACCCTTCCATCTGCAATAACGCGACCATAGCTCTTCTGGCGACGGGAATGCATCTAAAGAAAGCTCTTGCTCTACTTTATCCGCCAGGCCAGTTCGGTCATGCATTAAGAATGCATCGCCATTTGAACTAAAGACAAAAGGCACATCAAGCGTTTCCGCATAATCAAGTGCTTGCTGCATTCCTGCGCCAATACTGAGGTTGTTTTCTTTGGCCTCGATTACAGCGATGGGAATATTGGATTTGTAATAAAGGACGTAATCTGCGCGCTTTTGCTTTCCGCGGGTATGTAACTTGCCGCGAACAATAATGCGGCCTTTAGTAAAACTTAATTCCTCGCGAATTTGAGTGTGCAAATCCCAGCCTGCGCCAAGAATGGCTGGCGTAATGAATTTCGTACAAATATCTCGTTCGCTAAGGGATTTCTTGCTCATTCAATAATGCCAAAAGTTATATATATCCCTTAATAATATAAGGAAATCAGTCATTTAATGGCATTTTTAGGGTTTGCATACCAGGCTCACTATCTGAGCCTTTATAGGCATACACTTAAGTTGACGCAACAGGGGAAAGTTAATGAAATATCAATTTTGTTTGGTCGCACTGCTCATTTCGGGGTTTGCACATAGTCAGGCCATTTATGGCCCTAACGGTGAATACAAAGGTTATATACAAACATCTCCCAATGGAGTGTCTAACTCTTACAGTGCTACTGGGGCATTCCAGGGATCAGCTCAAGTACAAGGTAATCAAACAAATTTCTATGGGCCTCAGGGTCAATATCAAGGAAATATTCAGGCACCAATTACTACCCCACCAAATACAACAATTGGAACACCCCCACAGGTAAATCAAGCGCCTAGCATCAAGGGTTGGTGATTAGCTAATGAAGTATTGAGACGCTATTTTGGTGGTGGATAGAAAGCCCAAAAAAGGGTTTCGTGAATATGGGTTCTACGGTTGTATATGGCTGCGAGTCGAATCACTACAAATATTATTCGAACACCGAACCCTGCTAACTGCAAATTTTTAAATGAAGAAATTCATCACTTTCTTGTATTCTATTGGGCTTCCATCAAAAATCTCTTTGAGGCTACGACGGGATCCGCCGATCAACGATTTTTGGAATACGCTCTCCAACGGAGTTCCGCAGGTAATTTGACCCGAAGACCTAGTCTTATTTAGCTTTAAAGCAAGTTCTGCCCCCATGGGATCAATTAAGAAGATCTTTAATCCCAATTCCACGGCCTGGGTTAACGCCTCGTTAATATGCTCATCGCCAAATCCATACCCTATAACCATCAACCTAGCATTAGGCTCACTTAAGTATTCAGCGAATTTGTTTTGATACATCTGCAATATAGGAGTAGTAGAAATTTCTTGAGTTTTATTGCCACCCATAATCAAAAGAGGTGATCCATCTTCTTTCTGCCAATTAGAGGATCCATGTAATTTATATATAGGCTGCATTCTTGCTGATAAATCTACATTTAAATTAGATTGCGGAATCCATCTTCCCCGCGCCTTAGATAAATGATGAAATGGCTCCAATGATGGCCGAAAATCTAACCCAGGAAGTGACGCTCCATCCCATCTTCTAGGGGAAATCAAAGATAAATCGACCCTAGATAAGTAATGCTCTTCAAGCAAAAGATCTTGATTGAGTGTAAAAATAGCGTCGAATTTGTTTAAAAAGAAAGGAATAGTTTTCGAAGACTCCTTAGGAGGGGTTTGCAAATCCCAATCACCAAGATCAAGAAAACCAGAGTTCATATCGCCAAACATGACTAAAACCGCAGATTCAAATTCGGCCAAATCAAATTGCCACTCAGCTGGGTGGTTTTTAGCCAGCATCTGCAACTCTGCCAAGGCAGCCTCAAAACCACCTGACAACTGGTGCTTCCATAGTAATTGTCGTAATTTGTCACTTCCAATAACTGCTTTGGTACCCAGTAAATATTCAAAAACTTCTGTAGCCAACCATCCACCCCAATTGCGGCTAAAACCAGCGCCCAGTAAAAGTAATTTTGGCATCTAATTCACTCTCTTGAAAATTTTCAACCCATATGAGGACCTATCCTGCCTTGCAGAATAAATAATGGGCATAGAGAAGCCTTTTAATTCCCTGTCTTTTAAAATCTTTTCTATCAGAGGCATTTGCTCCTCTGGAAATCTACAACCCAAAATAATCCCAGTTAAGGCGCTAGGCTTAAATGGCAAAAAGCTATTGGCAAGCCCAGGCCTAATAATTCTTCGCTCTTGCTCATACCCCCAACTTTTAAATTTTCTTAACAAGCCGACTTTTAATGCATTCTCCTGCGGGTCAGTCCACTCGACAACAGGATAATCAGCGGAATATTCAACTGAAATAGCTTGTAAAAAAACTTCCGGGTTTATGCTGACATCAAATTGCAAAACCAAACCCTTATGCTGATCAGCGTAATGACTCCACATTAAAATTTCCCTAGGATCTTGGGATAAGCAACATACACCAGCCGTGCCGGCGTGTTTTACACTGGACTCCATGACCCTTGTTTCTAAACCCTCAGGATCGAGCATTAATTGGTCAATTTGACGCTGTCTTAGCTTCCATGTTTTTTGAGCTATATCAGGGTTATTTTGAAGAATACCTTTTAGTCTTTTCCGTCGCTTTGCTGGATTTCTGTCAACCGTATAAACCCACTTCATATCAAATGGGTCGTTAAATGATTGCGGGGAACTTAACCATAAATTTGAGTCGCATATTATTGAACTCAGATACTCCGGGGCGTTGCATGAGTAATATTTATAAAGAAAAACTTTGTAATTTTGCTTTACGATAAAGCGACGCCTTTCCCTAATCGGCAATAACGCGACCTCTTTAAGTAGCTGACTAGAAGAAATATTTGATTTAGGCATACATATTTATGCAATTAGAGGTAGAAATTTCTCAAAAAATGTTCTCACTCAAAGTGCCTTGAAGTCTAAGGTCCAGCATATCAGAGCAGATCCGAAAATAGTGGCTTACCAGCATGATTTCAGAAAGCCTTACACAACTCCTATTAAACAATTTTTGGAGATGGGTAACAGAGTCCCAATAGCATAGGGCCCGTGAATGCTGGATATGATTTTGAGCTACAAAATTGCGTTTAGCTCGATCTCCGCCGACACAATCCACCAATTGAAACATGGGCATCCCCTGAGGGTAAGCTAACAATCCTACGGAAAACTCAGGGGATGACTATGGAAGTAATGAACTTATCGAAACCATTTAGCGTTAATGTTTACAGCGACTTCAGAGGGGGTAAGCCGAGCCCCTGGGTAAGCATTGGGGAGTTTGGCAAGCTTGATGACGCAATCGAAGCATGTAAGAAGGTTGTGGACGACTTTCTTCAATCCCCCATCAACGCATTTATAGGCTCTGAGAGGCTCGAAATTGCTTTTTTGAGCTATGGGGATGTTCCAGCCATTAAAGGTGCCGAGAACCTGCTTTCCTTTGATATCTATGCGTATCTTGCCATGCGTTGCAGGGAAGTTTCCTGTCCATCTGGATCCAATTCAATCCAAATCTAGGCTATGTTTTGCTGGTGGGTAGAGTGGTGGGTAGAAGGCCCTCAAAAAGAAAGAGCCCCATGGATAGGGGCTCTCAGGGTGCTACTGGCGGAAGAGGCGGGATTCGAACCCGCGGTAGGCTATTAACCTACGCACGCTTTCCAGGCGTGTGACTTAAACCGCTCATCCACCCTTCCGGAACCAATGATTATACGATTGCCGAAAGGGTTTGGCTCTAAATGCGAATTTGCCTGTTTAGAGAGACTCTTTGAGTTGGTCCAAAATCGCTGGATTTTCAAGGGTTGAGGTATCTTGAGTAACCTCTTCACCTTTAGCAATCACACGCAGCAAGCGGCGCATGATCTTGCCAGAGCGAGTTTTAGGCAAGTTATCGCCAAAACGCACATCCTTCGGTTTGGCGATCGGTCCGATCTCTTTCCCTACCCAATTACGCAATTCAGTAGCAATCTTCTTGGCTTCATCACCTGTTGGGCGACCACCTTTAAGAACTACGAATACGCAAATGGCTTCACCAGTCATATCGTCAGGGCGGCCAACTACTGCCGCTTCAGCAACCAATGGATTCGCTACCAAGCATGATTCAATTTCCATCGTGCCCATACGGTGACCAGAAACGTTCAATACGTCATCGATACGACCAGTAATAGTGAAGTAGCCTGTATCTTTATTGCGAATCGCGCCGTCACCTGCCAGATACAAAGTACCGCCCAACTCTTCTGGGAAATAGGATTTAACAAAACGGTCCGGATCATTCCAAATCGTACGAATCATTGATGGCCATGGACGCTTCACAACCAAGATACCGCCTTGACCATTTGGTACATCTACACCAGCCTCATCCACAATCGCCGCCTTAATACCTGGTAGTGGCAATGTGCATGAACCAGGAATCATTGGGGTTGCGCCTGGCAATGGTGAAATCATATGACCACCAGTTTCTGTTTGCCAGAATGTATCGGCGATTGGGCAACGTGAGCTGCCTACATTTTCGTAATACCACATCCATGCTTCAGGATTGATTGGCTCACCTACTGAACCCAAGAGACGCAATGAAGATAAGTCATAGCTCTTTGGATGTATTGACTCGTCATTGCTAGATGCTTTAATCAAAGAGCGAATCGCTGTTGGTGCTGTATAGAAAATACTTGCCTTATG is a window of Polynucleobacter asymbioticus QLW-P1DMWA-1 DNA encoding:
- a CDS encoding YdaU family protein; its protein translation is MNYYEHHIGDYAEATAHLTFIEDATYSRLIRKYYATEKPLPIEIKLVQRLINARSKEEKNAVVSVLNEFFTLTDDGWRQERCDHEIARFKDKQLKARRSAEGRWQSFPSDEPQPETSPNIGCVRNATAMRTHCSPDTKHQSPVTNLHTPGKQNNGGEKENFPQESTKPSDEEKLFQARIEKYKSFAAMISKEGRAIAVDDYRIRDIVNLGVTEAEVAEAIATAKETRMKVSNPTPINAGYVLAILKGARKKLETPKADEDAWWKSNEGVDAKGRELSMKAQASESYDSFKTRIFAELRKRQETMEKSNAN
- a CDS encoding helix-turn-helix transcriptional regulator, which codes for MSQSSPQIPPITLMRIPQILKVMPVSKSKFWLMVQKGEFPKPIKIGRSSFWTIEQVQTYLKERMDNS
- a CDS encoding restriction endonuclease subunit S, translated to MEILEKMLVDSFDLWSTSMSERASTRGRSSANSGNIYGVQKLRELILQLAVSGRLTTAANSLRSANENLSDQSKAEPFIVPSGWVWKSLREVGRVSTGKTPDTRNSNFYIGTTPFIGPGQLSMNHRILKSDKFISKEAELNTSIALPGSILMVCIGGSIGKSAIATHRVAFNQQINAIQTTDCNVEFIHMCLRAKFFLERVHQLSSGSATPIINKSRWENIQIPIPPIGQQNKIVEKVNALMQLCDQLERDALKKEIFHDNLVIHFMSLLLRAESIGSFQDNWSEVSQLFDELFISEQNINYLRGIIIDLALEGKISLQDSSKDTLVDFLELCRKNACHSSTKRGRKLNNASDFQSDKKGLHQIPESWSWIRLSELASFENGDRSKNYPSRDQFVAAGMAFINAGHLQEEGIDYSNMNFIDVETYDNLRSGKIKEGDILFCLRGSLGKFAIVKNGETGAIASSLVIIRPFAPEIVDYLGIYFSSTLAKDQILKFDNGTAQPNLAGADLGHFQVPLPPLSEQKAIVASLKRLLALCDQLSESFSKARQLECMLADSFVDQALS
- a CDS encoding type I restriction-modification system subunit M translates to MSISSTIKSIQDIMRKDVGVDGDAQRLSQLVWMLFLKIFDDRESEWELLQDKYKSPLPEKYRWRNWAANAEGMTGDELKQFLDNDLFPALQNLEAKGGHQRAYVIRSVFEDAYNYMKSGQLIRQVINKIQEGVDFNKAQERHLFGDMYEQLLRDLQAAGNAGEFYTPRAVTEFMVQMVNPRLGEKVMDPACGTGGFLSCSIEHIRKQDVKTLEDEAQLQGSIFGIEKKPMPHLLCTTNMILHGIDVPSNIRHDNTLARPLISWGPSERVDVVVTNPPFGGMEEDGIETNFPAAFRTRETADLFLVLIMQMLKPGGRAAVVLPDGFLFGEGIKTRIKEKLLEECNLHTIVRLPKGVFAPYTAINTNLLFFTKGIPTKDVWFYEHPYPEGVKSYNKTKPMRIEEFEAEKEWWGNEGGAYKGRKEGEYSWRVSIRDIKDRNYNLDIKNPHIVDREAEDPELLLAQYNLLQDDINRLKSELKTVLGQALYAKNS
- the hsdR gene encoding EcoAI/FtnUII family type I restriction enzme subunit R; protein product: MSKKSLSERDICTKFITPAILGAGWDLHTQIREELSFTKGRIIVRGKLHTRGKQKRADYVLYYKSNIPIAVIEAKENNLSIGAGMQQALDYAETLDVPFVFSSNGDAFLMHDRTGLADKVEQELSLDAFPSPEELWSRYCRWKGVDTPEAKNTVEMPYYDDGTGRAPRYYQVNAVNRTIEAVANGANRILLVMATGTGKTYTAFQIIWRLWKSGTKKRILFLADRNILVDQTKNNDFKPFGAAMTKISKRQIDKSYEIYLSLYQAVTGNDEEKNIYKQFSPDFFDLIVIDECHRGSASEDSAWREILDYFSSATHIGLTATPKETKEISSITYFGDPVYSYSLKQGIEDGFLAPYKVIRIDIDRDLQGWRPSAGQVDKRGQLIEDRIYNQNDMDRTLVLEKRTELVAKKITEFLTATDPFAKTIVFCDDIDHAERMRQALVNLNPERVKENRKYVMRITGDEQEGKAELDNFINPEERYPVIATTSKLMTTGVDAQTCKLVVLDQHIKSMTEFKQMIGRGTRINEDYDKYWFTIMDFKKATELFADEAFDGPPIVIYEPGVDDPPVPPVEPPTPPGVEPPVPPEPPGFPPGPEGVRAKYFVGDVEVQVIAERVQYYGPEGKLITESLKDYTRKAVRKDYSTLDQFLKRWTSAERKAAVIKELEEHGLLLEALAIEVNKDCDAFDLICHVAFDQPALTRRERADQVKKRNYFTKYGEQARKVLEALLEKYADTGIENIDDIKILTLDPFSKMGTASELVSAFGGKPGYIAALHELENQLYA
- a CDS encoding SIR2 family protein; this encodes MPKLLLLGAGFSRNWGGWLATEVFEYLLGTKAVIGSDKLRQLLWKHQLSGGFEAALAELQMLAKNHPAEWQFDLAEFESAVLVMFGDMNSGFLDLGDWDLQTPPKESSKTIPFFLNKFDAIFTLNQDLLLEEHYLSRVDLSLISPRRWDGASLPGLDFRPSLEPFHHLSKARGRWIPQSNLNVDLSARMQPIYKLHGSSNWQKEDGSPLLIMGGNKTQEISTTPILQMYQNKFAEYLSEPNARLMVIGYGFGDEHINEALTQAVELGLKIFLIDPMGAELALKLNKTRSSGQITCGTPLESVFQKSLIGGSRRSLKEIFDGSPIEYKKVMNFFI
- a CDS encoding DUF2971 domain-containing protein, producing the protein MPKSNISSSQLLKEVALLPIRERRRFIVKQNYKVFLYKYYSCNAPEYLSSIICDSNLWLSSPQSFNDPFDMKWVYTVDRNPAKRRKRLKGILQNNPDIAQKTWKLRQRQIDQLMLDPEGLETRVMESSVKHAGTAGVCCLSQDPREILMWSHYADQHKGLVLQFDVSINPEVFLQAISVEYSADYPVVEWTDPQENALKVGLLRKFKSWGYEQERRIIRPGLANSFLPFKPSALTGIILGCRFPEEQMPLIEKILKDRELKGFSMPIIYSARQDRSSYGLKIFKRVN